One window of Paenibacillus albicereus genomic DNA carries:
- a CDS encoding LacI family DNA-binding transcriptional regulator — MPPRKPDATILDVARTAGVSAATVSRVLNGSGPVSPSARGRVEEAVERLRYMPNASAKSLRHLKTSTLAVIVSDILVSYYAEIVKGIENTAGALRYKILICDAQNQREKEADYMTLAMDRTVDGIILIAPMLGDAELAAYADRGYALGLIGRRIDHPAIPCVYTDNVGAATEAVAHLIGQGHEQIAFLSGFADATDSYERLEGYMKALRQASLPFRPELIDSGGFSESGGYEAFLRLRERSQSFTAVFAANDEMALGIYRACAELGIPIPAGMAVVGVDNNRVGKYVAPALSTIDPPKHAMGALLAEKLIDQLGEGRHAATRCFEVSSRLLVRGSSASGLT, encoded by the coding sequence GTGCCACCACGCAAGCCGGATGCCACGATCCTCGACGTGGCGCGGACGGCCGGCGTGTCGGCGGCGACGGTGTCGCGGGTGCTGAACGGCAGCGGTCCGGTCAGCCCGTCGGCGCGCGGCAGGGTCGAGGAGGCCGTCGAGCGCCTCCGCTATATGCCCAACGCCTCGGCCAAAAGCCTGCGCCACCTGAAGACGTCGACCTTGGCCGTCATCGTCTCCGACATCCTGGTCTCCTATTATGCCGAGATCGTCAAGGGCATCGAGAACACCGCCGGCGCGCTGCGCTACAAGATCCTCATCTGCGACGCGCAGAACCAGCGGGAGAAGGAAGCCGACTACATGACGCTGGCGATGGACCGCACCGTCGACGGCATCATCCTGATCGCGCCGATGCTCGGCGACGCGGAGCTGGCGGCCTATGCCGACCGCGGCTACGCGCTCGGCCTGATCGGCCGGCGGATCGACCATCCGGCCATTCCGTGCGTCTATACCGACAACGTCGGAGCGGCGACAGAGGCGGTCGCCCATCTGATCGGGCAAGGCCATGAGCAGATCGCGTTCCTGAGCGGCTTCGCCGACGCGACCGACAGCTACGAGCGGCTGGAGGGCTATATGAAAGCGCTGCGCCAGGCATCGCTGCCGTTCCGCCCGGAGCTGATCGACAGCGGCGGCTTCAGCGAAAGCGGCGGCTACGAGGCGTTCCTGCGGCTGCGCGAGCGCTCGCAGAGCTTCACGGCCGTCTTCGCCGCCAACGACGAGATGGCGCTCGGCATCTACCGCGCCTGCGCGGAGCTCGGCATCCCGATACCGGCCGGCATGGCCGTCGTCGGCGTCGACAACAACCGCGTCGGCAAGTACGTCGCTCCGGCGCTCAGCACGATCGACCCGCCCAAGCATGCGATGGGCGCGCTGCTCGCGGAGAAGCTCATCGACCAGCTCGGCGAAGGCCGCCACGCCGCCACCCGCTGCTTCGAGGTAAGCTCAAGGCTGCTCGTGCGGGGCTCTTCGGCCAGCGGATTGACGTAA
- a CDS encoding LacI family DNA-binding transcriptional regulator, whose translation MDVKIIDVARAAGVSTATVSRVLNGSPGVTPKTRSRVEAAVQELGYHPNAVAKNLRVQKTKTIAVIVQDINVSYFTEIVKGIENMAYVKHYKVLICDSENQAVKELEYLNLLMNRTVDAAILVSPLVGDGQLTEIAERGYSIAVIGRHIGHEQIPCIYTDNVKFSLEVVRHLAEMGHRDIAFLSGFSDSIDSYERLEGYMKALKEQRLPFRPELIDSGGFSESGGYEAMGRLLDRAGGALTAVYAANDEMALGVYKCCRERGLRIPEDIAVVGVDNNRISKYISPSLSTVNQPKYTMGALLVEKLIDSMNEDQFGDKRVFKVDSELLVRGSSSFRREG comes from the coding sequence ATGGATGTGAAAATCATCGACGTCGCCCGCGCCGCCGGCGTCTCCACCGCGACCGTGTCGCGCGTGCTGAACGGCAGTCCCGGCGTCACGCCAAAGACGCGCAGCCGCGTCGAGGCCGCCGTGCAGGAGCTCGGCTATCATCCCAATGCGGTCGCCAAAAACCTGCGCGTGCAGAAGACGAAGACGATCGCCGTCATCGTCCAGGACATCAACGTCTCCTACTTCACCGAAATCGTGAAGGGGATCGAGAATATGGCTTACGTCAAGCATTACAAGGTGCTCATCTGCGACTCCGAGAACCAGGCGGTCAAGGAGCTGGAGTACCTCAACCTGCTCATGAACCGCACGGTCGACGCGGCCATCCTCGTCTCGCCGCTGGTCGGCGACGGGCAGCTGACGGAGATCGCGGAGCGCGGCTACTCGATCGCCGTCATCGGCCGGCATATCGGGCATGAGCAGATTCCGTGCATCTACACGGACAACGTCAAGTTCTCGCTCGAGGTCGTCCGCCATCTGGCCGAGATGGGCCACCGCGACATCGCGTTCCTGAGCGGCTTCTCCGACTCCATCGACAGCTACGAGCGGCTCGAGGGCTACATGAAGGCGCTCAAGGAGCAGCGGCTGCCGTTCCGGCCCGAGCTGATCGACAGCGGCGGCTTCAGCGAGAGCGGCGGCTACGAGGCGATGGGCCGGCTGCTCGACCGGGCCGGCGGCGCCCTGACGGCCGTCTATGCGGCCAACGACGAGATGGCGCTCGGCGTCTACAAATGCTGCCGCGAGCGCGGCCTGCGCATCCCGGAGGATATCGCCGTCGTCGGCGTCGACAACAACCGGATCAGCAAGTACATCTCGCCGTCGCTCAGTACGGTCAACCAGCCGAAATACACGATGGGCGCGCTGCTCGTCGAGAAGCTGATCGACTCCATGAACGAGGACCAGTTCGGCGACAAGCGCGTGTTCAAGGTCGACTCCGAGCTGCTCGTGCGCGGCAGCTCCTCCTTCCGCCGGGAAGGCTGA
- a CDS encoding GNAT family N-acetyltransferase, protein MKHSDAFKVVRADRAGVEARNQMAEIFADGFSQWLTFFSKDRDVTAKAFAHMFVLDQYYVALAGDRVAAFGACTDCRRFSVNLQSAPLRRHLGWFKGSMAALILKREFQKPFVDPPAETGSIEFVGTALSFRGQGAASAVIRHMLDHLPYRTYLIEEVAETNVPAIRLYEKLGFTEYKRKSLSPKQARRAGFHHMVSLRLEKT, encoded by the coding sequence ATGAAGCACTCTGACGCATTTAAGGTTGTCCGGGCCGACCGCGCAGGCGTAGAGGCCAGAAACCAGATGGCGGAGATTTTCGCCGACGGCTTCTCGCAGTGGCTCACGTTTTTTTCTAAAGACCGGGATGTCACCGCAAAGGCGTTCGCCCATATGTTTGTGCTGGATCAATATTATGTGGCGCTCGCTGGCGATCGCGTGGCGGCCTTCGGCGCCTGTACGGACTGTCGCCGCTTCTCCGTCAACCTTCAGAGCGCGCCGCTCCGCCGGCATCTGGGCTGGTTCAAGGGCTCGATGGCCGCTCTCATTCTGAAGAGGGAGTTCCAAAAGCCGTTTGTCGATCCGCCGGCTGAAACGGGGTCGATCGAGTTCGTCGGCACTGCCTTGTCCTTCCGCGGTCAAGGAGCGGCTTCGGCTGTGATCCGACATATGCTGGATCATCTGCCGTACCGCACCTATCTGATCGAAGAGGTCGCGGAGACCAATGTTCCGGCCATCCGCCTGTATGAGAAGCTGGGGTTCACGGAATACAAGCGCAAGTCCCTGTCCCCCAAGCAGGCCCGCAGAGCCGGGTTCCATCACATGGTCTCCCTGCGTCTGGAGAAGACGTGA
- a CDS encoding ABC transporter permease has protein sequence MQGFRKEWSRNKMLFLMIAPTLLFFIVFSYLPMIGVYYAFTNFSFDGGLFGSEFVGMQNFRFLYESGVLWTLTKNTVLYNLAFILLGNALQLICAIFLSELPGKWFRKITQSVMFLPFFVSFVLVGAFVFNLFNSSNGLVNTVLVQLGFQPYDFYLHTAPWKYIIVFFNLWKGLGYGTIIYLAAIMSISDEYHEAAKIDGANIFQRIRHITLPLLVPTFILLILLSLGGILKGQFDLFYQIIGNNGVLFNSTDIIDTYVYRSLAVNFDIGMGTAAGLYQSFFGLILVLAVNYVIRKTREDYALF, from the coding sequence ATGCAAGGCTTTCGGAAGGAATGGTCGCGCAACAAGATGCTGTTCCTCATGATCGCGCCGACGCTGCTGTTCTTCATCGTCTTCTCGTACCTGCCGATGATCGGCGTCTACTACGCGTTCACCAATTTCAGCTTCGACGGAGGGCTGTTCGGCAGCGAGTTCGTCGGCATGCAGAACTTTCGCTTCCTCTACGAGTCGGGCGTGCTGTGGACGCTGACCAAGAACACGGTGCTCTACAACCTGGCGTTCATCCTGCTCGGCAACGCGCTGCAGCTGATCTGCGCCATCTTCCTCAGCGAGCTGCCCGGCAAGTGGTTCCGCAAGATCACGCAGTCGGTCATGTTCCTGCCGTTCTTCGTCTCGTTCGTGCTCGTCGGCGCGTTCGTGTTCAACCTGTTCAACTCCAGCAACGGCCTCGTCAACACGGTGCTCGTGCAGCTCGGCTTCCAGCCGTACGACTTCTACCTGCACACCGCGCCGTGGAAGTACATCATCGTGTTCTTCAACCTGTGGAAAGGGCTCGGCTACGGCACGATCATCTACCTGGCGGCGATCATGAGCATCAGCGACGAGTACCACGAGGCGGCCAAGATCGACGGCGCGAACATCTTCCAGCGCATCCGCCACATCACGCTGCCGCTGCTCGTGCCGACGTTCATCCTGCTCATCCTGCTCAGCCTCGGGGGCATCCTCAAGGGCCAGTTCGACCTGTTCTACCAGATCATCGGCAACAACGGCGTGCTGTTCAACTCGACGGACATCATCGACACGTACGTGTACCGGTCGCTGGCGGTCAACTTCGACATCGGCATGGGCACCGCGGCGGGGCTGTACCAGAGCTTCTTCGGCCTCATCCTCGTCCTGGCCGTCAACTACGTCATCCGCAAGACGCGCGAAGATTACGCCCTGTTCTAG
- a CDS encoding glycoside hydrolase family 30 protein translates to MSDWKKKTAAVALVAALVSAGGTYSAPPAKAAGEQVEVWISTSDPNSEPAVGLSPSARLSRIGDKSFSTSAGSADFTISVDENTTFQQMDGFGVSMTDSSAWLMNYKLDANKRAEVMERLFGQSGIGLSVLRQPIGSSDFAWAAYTYADTANDTALNQFTIGRDQAYIIPMVKQAIAKNPSIKVFGSPWSAPAWMKYSNTLNGGKLKAEHYGTYANYFKKYIQAYQAQGIPIYAVTVQNEPLYEPTHYPSMGMNTQDEIGFIGDYLGPTLRGAGINTKIIAFDHNFLDWNFPNTVITSLKNAGKGGYVDGSAFHHYDSGDGSTMTQLRNNHPDKGIWFTEGGFGNWNDPQNGTSQGFDNMMNEFINITRNWSKTIVLWNAALDQKDGPALLAANNSNKGMVTIRNSDNRNDAPENVVTYNKQFYLLGHFSKFVVPGAYRVQSNTGSEIKSVAFRNPDGSKVVVAYNSSSAARNVKVQWGSQSFNVSVPGKSAMTYKWYGNRS, encoded by the coding sequence ATGTCCGACTGGAAGAAAAAAACCGCCGCCGTCGCGCTCGTCGCCGCCCTCGTCTCCGCTGGAGGCACCTACTCCGCCCCGCCCGCCAAAGCAGCCGGCGAGCAAGTGGAGGTGTGGATCTCCACCTCCGATCCGAACTCGGAGCCTGCCGTCGGCCTCAGCCCGAGCGCCCGCCTGTCGCGCATCGGCGACAAGAGCTTCAGCACGAGCGCCGGAAGCGCCGACTTCACGATCAGCGTCGATGAGAATACGACGTTCCAGCAGATGGACGGCTTCGGCGTCTCCATGACCGACTCGTCGGCGTGGCTGATGAACTACAAGCTGGACGCGAACAAGCGCGCCGAGGTGATGGAGCGGCTGTTCGGCCAGAGCGGCATCGGCCTGAGCGTGCTGCGCCAGCCGATCGGCAGCTCCGACTTCGCCTGGGCGGCCTATACCTACGCCGATACGGCGAACGACACGGCGCTGAACCAGTTCACGATCGGGCGCGACCAGGCCTACATCATCCCGATGGTCAAGCAGGCGATCGCCAAGAACCCGAGCATCAAGGTGTTCGGCTCCCCATGGAGCGCGCCCGCGTGGATGAAGTATTCGAACACGCTGAACGGCGGCAAGCTGAAGGCGGAGCATTACGGCACGTACGCGAACTATTTCAAAAAATACATCCAAGCCTATCAGGCCCAAGGAATCCCGATCTACGCCGTCACCGTGCAGAACGAGCCGCTGTACGAGCCGACGCACTACCCGTCCATGGGCATGAACACGCAGGACGAGATCGGCTTCATCGGCGACTATCTCGGTCCGACGCTGCGCGGCGCCGGCATCAACACGAAGATCATCGCGTTCGACCACAACTTCCTCGACTGGAACTTCCCGAACACCGTCATCACCAGCCTGAAGAACGCGGGCAAGGGCGGATATGTCGACGGCAGCGCGTTCCACCACTACGACAGCGGCGACGGCTCGACGATGACGCAGCTGCGGAACAATCACCCAGACAAGGGCATCTGGTTCACCGAGGGCGGCTTCGGCAACTGGAATGATCCGCAGAACGGCACGTCCCAGGGCTTCGACAACATGATGAACGAGTTCATCAACATCACCCGCAACTGGTCCAAGACGATCGTCCTCTGGAACGCGGCGCTGGATCAGAAGGACGGCCCGGCGCTGCTCGCGGCCAACAACAGCAACAAGGGCATGGTCACGATCCGCAACTCCGACAACCGCAACGACGCGCCGGAGAACGTCGTGACGTACAACAAGCAGTTCTACTTGCTCGGCCACTTCAGCAAGTTCGTCGTGCCGGGCGCCTACCGGGTGCAGAGCAATACCGGAAGCGAGATCAAGAGCGTCGCGTTCCGCAACCCGGACGGCTCCAAGGTGGTCGTCGCTTACAACTCATCCAGCGCGGCCCGCAACGTCAAGGTCCAGTGGGGCAGCCAGTCGTTCAACGTGAGCGTGCCCGGCAAGTCCGCCATGACATACAAATGGTACGGCAACCGCTCGTAA
- a CDS encoding carbohydrate ABC transporter permease gives MKIRTERSTVVFNTIGYVLISLFALLCLLPFLLILSGSFSAEQEIIAEGFKLIPEQWSLDAYRAVFSNPEQIFDAYRVTILLTLVGTALGLFLTSMAGYVLSRQEFKYRNGLSFFIYFTTLFSGGLIPWYILIVNYLQLKDSYLALLVPVLVSAWNIILMKNFMKSIPESIPESAKIDGAGEFTIYLKLILPLSAPSLATIGLFMALGFWNDWFMANLFITTESKYPLQFLLYKILASAAVLKTSIAGNLSPDFKPPAETLKMAAAIIVTGPIVFLYPFVQRFFVKGLTIGAVKG, from the coding sequence GTGAAGATCCGTACCGAACGCTCGACCGTCGTCTTCAATACGATCGGCTATGTCCTCATCAGCCTGTTCGCGCTGCTCTGCCTGCTGCCGTTCCTGCTCATCCTGTCCGGCTCGTTCTCGGCCGAGCAGGAAATCATCGCCGAGGGCTTCAAGCTCATCCCGGAGCAATGGTCGCTCGACGCCTACCGCGCCGTCTTCAGCAATCCCGAGCAGATTTTCGACGCCTACCGCGTCACGATCCTGCTGACGCTCGTCGGAACCGCGCTCGGCCTGTTCCTCACCTCGATGGCGGGCTACGTGCTCAGCCGCCAGGAGTTCAAGTACCGCAACGGGCTGAGCTTCTTCATCTACTTCACGACGCTGTTCAGCGGCGGCCTCATCCCGTGGTACATCCTCATCGTCAACTACCTGCAGCTCAAGGACAGCTACCTGGCGCTGCTCGTGCCGGTGCTGGTGAGCGCGTGGAACATCATCCTGATGAAGAACTTCATGAAGTCGATCCCCGAGTCGATCCCGGAATCGGCCAAGATCGACGGCGCCGGCGAGTTCACGATCTACCTGAAGCTCATCCTGCCGCTGTCCGCGCCGAGCCTGGCGACGATCGGCCTGTTCATGGCGCTCGGCTTCTGGAACGACTGGTTCATGGCCAATCTGTTCATCACGACCGAGTCCAAGTATCCGCTGCAGTTCCTGCTGTACAAGATTCTCGCCAGCGCCGCCGTGCTCAAGACGAGCATCGCCGGCAACCTGTCGCCGGACTTCAAGCCGCCGGCCGAGACGCTCAAGATGGCCGCGGCGATCATCGTGACCGGGCCGATCGTCTTCCTGTATCCGTTCGTCCAGCGCTTCTTCGTGAAGGGCCTGACGATCGGGGCGGTGAAAGGCTGA
- a CDS encoding AraC family transcriptional regulator — translation MQQPGPRHRRIVAVELKERPLPLRLESLGYNPDQEPFHRPDGYTVYHWLQTVSGAGRIEWAGRSETLRSGSGLLLPPGAPHRYRSADATVWKTVYMTFSGGEAAPLLASLGLAAPGLYRWEEEAPLGSLLLDSLGRLEQAADPLGLEASQQAYRFLLALGTYASADAGTAVMQQLRQLEPLLAWLEANLHRPTVSLDDMAARAGVSGRRLNTLFRSLFGLSPYAYLLRLRIRRARELLLSRPDAPLRLIAKDSGFRDVSHFIATFRRLTGDTPDRFRSGRP, via the coding sequence ATGCAGCAGCCCGGACCGCGCCATCGCCGCATCGTCGCCGTCGAGCTCAAGGAAAGGCCGCTTCCGCTCCGGCTGGAGAGCCTCGGGTACAACCCGGATCAGGAGCCTTTCCATCGTCCGGACGGCTATACGGTGTACCACTGGCTGCAGACCGTCTCCGGCGCAGGCCGGATCGAGTGGGCCGGACGCTCGGAGACGCTGCGCTCCGGGAGCGGCCTGCTGCTGCCGCCCGGAGCGCCCCACCGGTACCGGAGCGCGGATGCCACGGTCTGGAAAACGGTCTACATGACGTTCAGCGGCGGCGAGGCTGCTCCGCTGCTCGCCTCGCTCGGCCTCGCCGCGCCCGGGCTGTACCGCTGGGAGGAGGAAGCCCCGCTCGGCTCGCTGCTGCTCGATTCGCTCGGCCGGCTGGAGCAGGCGGCCGATCCGCTCGGCTTGGAGGCGTCGCAGCAGGCGTACCGCTTCCTGCTCGCGCTCGGCACGTACGCGAGCGCCGACGCCGGCACCGCCGTCATGCAGCAGCTGCGCCAGCTGGAGCCGCTGCTCGCCTGGCTCGAGGCGAACCTGCACCGGCCGACGGTCAGCCTCGACGACATGGCGGCCCGGGCGGGCGTATCCGGCCGCCGGCTGAACACGCTGTTCCGCAGCCTGTTCGGCCTTTCGCCTTACGCCTACCTGCTGCGGCTGCGCATCCGGCGGGCGCGGGAGCTGCTGCTCAGCCGGCCGGATGCTCCGCTGCGGCTCATCGCCAAGGACAGCGGCTTCCGCGACGTCAGCCATTTCATCGCCACGTTCCGCCGGCTGACCGGCGACACGCCGGACCGGTTCCGCAGCGGCCGGCCTTGA
- a CDS encoding manganese-dependent inorganic pyrophosphatase — MSKVLVFGHKNPDTDTICSAIAYAELKNQIGVEAEAIRLGEVGSETQYALDQFGVAAPRLVEAVATEAKQVILVDHNERQQSAADIDEVTVIEVIDHHRIANFETKAPLYYRAEPVGCTATILLKLYKEHGVPVKKEIAGLMLSAIISDSLLFKSPTCTEQDVAAARELADIAGVNAEEYGLNMLKAGADLSDKTIAQLISLDSKEFTMGTAKVEIAQVNTVDLNDVFSRQAEIEAALNAIIASKGLNLFVFVTTDILNNDSVAIALGADTAAFEEAFGVKLDDNKATLKGIVSRKSQVVPVLTDILSK, encoded by the coding sequence ATGAGCAAAGTACTGGTTTTCGGCCATAAGAATCCGGATACGGACACGATCTGCTCGGCAATCGCCTATGCAGAGCTCAAAAATCAGATCGGCGTAGAAGCGGAAGCGATCCGCCTTGGCGAGGTCGGCAGCGAGACGCAATATGCGCTCGACCAATTCGGCGTCGCGGCGCCCCGCCTCGTCGAAGCCGTAGCAACCGAAGCGAAGCAAGTCATCCTCGTCGACCACAACGAGCGCCAGCAGAGCGCGGCCGACATCGACGAAGTGACGGTCATCGAGGTCATCGACCATCACCGCATCGCCAACTTCGAGACCAAGGCGCCGCTGTACTACCGCGCCGAGCCGGTCGGCTGCACGGCGACGATCCTGCTCAAGCTGTACAAGGAGCACGGCGTGCCGGTCAAAAAGGAAATCGCGGGACTCATGCTGTCGGCCATCATCTCCGACTCCCTGCTGTTCAAGTCCCCGACCTGCACGGAGCAGGACGTGGCAGCGGCTCGCGAGCTGGCTGACATCGCCGGCGTGAACGCCGAGGAGTACGGCCTCAACATGCTCAAGGCCGGCGCCGATCTGAGCGACAAGACCATTGCCCAGCTGATCAGCCTCGACTCCAAGGAGTTCACGATGGGCACCGCCAAGGTCGAGATCGCGCAAGTGAACACGGTCGACCTGAACGACGTGTTCTCCCGCCAGGCCGAGATCGAAGCGGCGCTGAACGCCATCATCGCGTCCAAAGGGCTGAACCTGTTCGTGTTCGTGACGACGGACATCCTCAACAACGACTCGGTCGCCATCGCTCTCGGCGCCGACACCGCTGCGTTCGAGGAAGCGTTCGGCGTCAAGCTCGACGACAACAAGGCGACGCTCAAGGGCATCGTGTCCCGCAAGTCGCAGGTCGTGCCGGTTCTGACGGACATCCTGTCCAAATAA
- a CDS encoding extracellular solute-binding protein — MNRKTAGMLMTTALLASALAGCSGNGNGNGGGTANAGTVEGGAAANSGASGEAKAIDTSKKVELVWYVLGDGHADSPKIQDQINAMLEKDINATIKLNFTTWNDWQTKYNLLLTSGEKVDMVFASTWADYYKFADQGAFKELDGLLPTYMPETWKAVPKQDWEEATVGGKIYAVPSTYPEYTPDGLVYREDWRKELNVPEIKDLDSIEAYLDAVKTQKKVTPINGKAWNEVFTLFKAYHGYEQIGGDSGVIVAKSYDTPRDIINYAETPEFEQFVKRMKTWSQKGFWTSDTLSSQKEAGDALKAGTGGAYWRNAPGAGGFIVDAEKANKGTDYAYFPFTRFQGYAMPTLSVNNAMAVPKSSKNAERSLMALEKIRTDSRYFDLLTYGIQDTHYTLSDDGKIAISPPKGKEGDKNFKAYSITSWGWRVTSLAKEQQAGGWTEFPALMDEFKAESKPNIFAPIIMDYKPVKSQQAAVNQVIQQYGMPLMMGLVPDVDKALETYRKQLKAAGVEQVLAYVQEQANAYFDEKGIQ; from the coding sequence GTGAACCGAAAGACAGCGGGCATGCTCATGACGACGGCGCTGCTGGCGAGTGCGCTGGCCGGGTGCAGCGGCAACGGAAACGGCAATGGAGGCGGTACGGCGAACGCGGGGACGGTGGAAGGCGGAGCGGCGGCGAACAGCGGCGCATCCGGCGAGGCGAAGGCGATCGACACGTCCAAGAAGGTCGAGCTCGTCTGGTACGTGCTCGGGGACGGCCACGCCGACAGCCCGAAGATCCAGGACCAGATCAACGCGATGCTGGAGAAGGACATCAACGCGACGATCAAGCTGAACTTCACGACGTGGAACGACTGGCAGACGAAGTACAATCTGCTGCTGACGTCCGGCGAGAAGGTCGACATGGTGTTCGCCTCGACGTGGGCCGACTACTACAAGTTCGCCGACCAGGGAGCGTTCAAGGAGCTCGACGGGCTGCTCCCGACCTACATGCCCGAGACGTGGAAAGCGGTGCCCAAGCAGGACTGGGAGGAGGCGACGGTGGGCGGCAAGATTTACGCCGTGCCGAGCACATACCCCGAGTACACGCCGGACGGCCTCGTCTACCGCGAGGACTGGCGCAAGGAGCTGAACGTGCCGGAGATCAAGGATCTCGACTCGATCGAGGCGTACCTGGACGCGGTCAAGACGCAGAAGAAGGTGACGCCGATCAACGGCAAGGCGTGGAACGAGGTGTTCACGCTGTTCAAGGCGTACCACGGCTACGAGCAGATCGGCGGAGACAGCGGCGTCATCGTCGCCAAGTCGTACGATACGCCGCGCGACATCATCAACTACGCGGAGACGCCGGAGTTCGAGCAGTTCGTGAAGCGGATGAAGACCTGGTCGCAAAAAGGCTTCTGGACCTCCGACACGCTGAGCTCGCAGAAGGAGGCCGGCGACGCCCTGAAGGCCGGAACAGGCGGCGCCTACTGGCGCAACGCGCCGGGCGCGGGCGGCTTCATCGTCGACGCCGAGAAGGCGAACAAGGGCACCGACTATGCCTACTTCCCGTTCACGCGCTTCCAAGGCTACGCGATGCCGACGCTGTCGGTCAACAACGCGATGGCCGTGCCGAAAAGCTCCAAGAACGCCGAGCGCTCGCTCATGGCGCTGGAGAAGATCCGCACGGACTCCCGCTACTTCGACCTGCTGACGTACGGCATCCAGGACACGCACTACACGCTCAGCGACGACGGCAAGATCGCCATCTCGCCGCCGAAGGGCAAGGAGGGCGACAAGAACTTCAAGGCCTACTCCATCACGAGCTGGGGCTGGCGCGTCACGAGCCTCGCCAAGGAGCAGCAGGCGGGCGGCTGGACGGAGTTCCCGGCGCTCATGGACGAGTTCAAGGCCGAGAGCAAGCCGAATATCTTCGCGCCGATCATCATGGACTACAAGCCGGTCAAGTCGCAGCAGGCGGCCGTCAACCAGGTCATCCAGCAGTACGGCATGCCGCTGATGATGGGCCTCGTGCCGGACGTCGACAAGGCGCTCGAGACGTACCGCAAGCAGCTCAAGGCGGCCGGCGTCGAGCAGGTGCTCGCCTACGTGCAGGAGCAGGCCAACGCCTACTTCGACGAGAAGGGCATCCAGTAG